The sequence TGGTTTTTCTGATGATATTATCAGCAGACATTTTTAAAGGATATCAGGAAAAATAGTAAGCGTTGGACGGAATGTCGAAATTAAAAAATTAAAATCGGAAATATGGCCTTCATACTTTTAGGATTTAGGGAATACCTTCAATTTTAGCATCGTTCTTCAACTTTTGTTCCACTGATCAACTTCGTGCCTCATCACTTGATTATTTTTTTGCAAGTTTGCCGGCATTCGGCCTGTAAAATAGTTCGACCTCTTCCCAATTTCTATTGTTCAATTTCAAATTTCAATCCGCAAACAGCGACACAGTTATTTGGTGTCTTCCTGATTTGGCGTTTTTGCCATCAGTTCTTTGTATTGTATCGCATTGCGCACCATAGCTTCGGCCCAGGAGGGTGTGCCTAAAGCGTGTATATGAATATAGGTGGCCAGAACATTTTTATAGCAAATCCCATCTTTTTGGTTGATGAACCCGGTTCCCCTTCTAATGGAGAACGCAAGGTCACTTTCCTTTCCTCCCCATTTTAATACGGATGAGTAGTGAAATTCATGGCCCTTGATTTCGCTACCTATCTCAAAATAAGGGTTTTCTCTCACCACGGAAACAACCGTGTATCCATGGCCTTTCGGTTTTTTTGAAAAGCTGTAGCTAACCGGGAAAATGCCGACCATGGGGTATGATTTTTCCTTAAGTACCAGTTCTTCACCCAGATACATCAACCCGCCGCATTCGGCATATATGGGAAGACCGTTGTCCGCCATTGCTTTCAACTGTTTTTTAAATTCCTTATTTTCTGCCAGCCTTTCTGCATGGGTTTCAGGAAATCCGCCTCCGATATAAAGGGCGTCAATAGAAGGAATGGTTTTGTTTCCCAGGGGGCTTATAAATACAAGTTTTGCCCCTTTTAAACCAAGCGCTTCAAAATTATCCGGGTAATAGAACTGAAAGGCTGAATCCTTAATAATACCGATGGTCGGAGACGGGTGGCTTTTACCGCTCTTTTGATTTTGTTGCTCGTATCCCTCATGGCGAACGTTGATATTTGGCGGTGGGACGCTTTCTTCCGCAGTCCTGACTTTAGGCGGTTCCTTGATGCCATCTTGTTTGGGTTTGCCGGCGATTTTCTTTATATAATCAAGGTCAAGATATTTTAAAGCAACCTGGGATATGGCTTCAATGGATTTTTTTGCCCAGTGATGTTCAGGTGTGGGCACAAGGCCCATATGCCGCTCGGGAAAATTCTGGTCCCCCAGTTTCGGTACCGCACCAAGCACAGGAACACCACAAAAATGCTCAATACTTTTTCTCAGAATGGTTTCATGACGCAACCCTGCGACCCGGTTTAAAATAACCCCTTTTATTTTAACACCCGGATCAAACTGGATACATCCGGATACAACTGCAGCCATGGTCCGTGTGGTCTTGGTTGCATTTATACAGAGAATAACCGGCAGGTTTAAAAGTTTGGCGAGCTCTGCGGTACTGGTCGTTCCTTCAAGATCTATCCCATCGTAAAGCCCACGGTTTCCTTCTATAACCGCAATATCATCCGGAAAGGTATGTGACAGAAATGAGTAAAGAACGGCCTCTTTTTCTATAAGAAAGGTGTCCAGATTATAGCAGGGCCGGCCTGCCGCAAGGCCAAGCCAGCCCGCATCG comes from Thermodesulfobacteriota bacterium and encodes:
- a CDS encoding cobyrinate a,c-diamide synthase; protein product: MKQISLLQKNIDNPGLVIAALRGGSGKTIFSVGIISALKNLGQTIAPFKKGPDYIDAGWLGLAAGRPCYNLDTFLIEKEAVLYSFLSHTFPDDIAVIEGNRGLYDGIDLEGTTSTAELAKLLNLPVILCINATKTTRTMAAVVSGCIQFDPGVKIKGVILNRVAGLRHETILRKSIEHFCGVPVLGAVPKLGDQNFPERHMGLVPTPEHHWAKKSIEAISQVALKYLDLDYIKKIAGKPKQDGIKEPPKVRTAEESVPPPNINVRHEGYEQQNQKSGKSHPSPTIGIIKDSAFQFYYPDNFEALGLKGAKLVFISPLGNKTIPSIDALYIGGGFPETHAERLAENKEFKKQLKAMADNGLPIYAECGGLMYLGEELVLKEKSYPMVGIFPVSYSFSKKPKGHGYTVVSVVRENPYFEIGSEIKGHEFHYSSVLKWGGKESDLAFSIRRGTGFINQKDGICYKNVLATYIHIHALGTPSWAEAMVRNAIQYKELMAKTPNQEDTK